From a region of the Triticum aestivum cultivar Chinese Spring chromosome 7D, IWGSC CS RefSeq v2.1, whole genome shotgun sequence genome:
- the LOC123164475 gene encoding uncharacterized protein, which produces MSAGATGGDMVAEQEVVEQERAVDSAEAQILAARVAAAADRRESSPSTLKLSTGKMNPRAPEWNKRLKIVLLHRAEHRAQTMGKAACCKTCANAVTGLKYLVSKLKHLKLDVLACSCKVREATSIYFLQ; this is translated from the exons ATGTCGGCAGGGGCGACGGGAGGCGATATGGTGGCGGAGCAGGAGGTGGTGGAGCAGGAACGGGCGGTGGACAGCGCCGAAGCTCAGATCTTGGCGGCCAGGGTAGCGGCGGCCGCGGACAGGAGAGAGAGCTCACCCTCGACGTTGAAGTTGTCAACTGGGAAGATGAATCCCCGGGCGCCTGAATGGAATAAGAG GCTGAAGATAGTGCTGCTGCACCGAGCAGAACACCGTGCCCAAACCATGGGCAAAGCCGCGTGCTGCAAAACATGTGCAAATGCAGTTACAGGCCTCAAATATCTTGTCAGCAAACTAAAACATCTCAAGCTGGATGTGCTCGCGTGCAGTTGCAAGGTTCGAGAGGCAACGAGCATTTATTTCCTTCAGTAG
- the LOC123168599 gene encoding phosphatidylglycerophosphate phosphatase PTPMT2 isoform X2: MAAAESFGLRRGAGARARRKAKEAAVGAAARALFYPTLLYNVVRSKVQAEFRWWDEVDQFILLGAVPFRRDVTRLQKLGVHGVVTLNEPFETLVPTSVYKSRGIDHLVIPTRDYMFAPSLVDISQAVDFIHRNASRGRMTYIHCKAGRGRSTTIVLCYLVKYKNMTPTTAFEHVRSKRARVLLTRSQRKEFSTKVAGTAAATSSSPSGDAVPQTEDGSGLPGVVREDASLPSHTATPSGPMMKKMLACLLPSPTRSGGDSPSHADLRAP, encoded by the exons ATGGCCGCGGCGGAATCGTTCGGCCTGCGGCGCGGGGCGGGGGCGCGGGCGCGGAGgaaggcgaaggaggcggcggtggGCGCCGCCGCGAGGGCGCTCTTCTACCCGACGCTTCTCTACAACGTGGTGAGGAGCAAGGTCCAGGCCGAGTTCCGGTGGTGGGACGAGGTCGATCAG TTCATTTTGCTCGGAGCTGTTCCATTCCGTAGGGATGTTACACGCTTGCAGAAGCTTGGAGTACATGGCGTTGTAACCCTGAATGAACCATTTGAGACTTTAGTACCAACATCAGTATACAAG TCGCGTGGGATTGATCACCTTGTTATTCCTACAAGAGATTATATGTTTGCTCCATCACTTGTGGATATTAGTCAAGCTGTTGATTTCATTCATA GAAACGCATCTCGTGGAAGGATGACCTATATTCACTGCAAAGCTGGAAGGGGACGCAGTACAACGATTGTCTTGTGCTATCTG GTGAAGTACAAGAATATGACACCTACCACAGCATTTGAGCATGTGAGATCTAAAAGGGCTAGAGTGCTGCTGACCCGTTCCCAGAGGAAG GAATTCAGTACGAAGGTCGCTGgaacagcagcagcaacatcatCATCTCCATCAGGGGACGCGGTACCGCAAACTGAAGATGGCTCTGGCTTGCCAGGCGTTGTCAGGGAGGATGCCAGCTTGCCTTCTCACACGGCCACCCCATCAGGGCCAATGATGAAGAAGATGCTGGCATGCCTGCTTCCTTCCCCGACGCGATCTGGCGGCGACTCGCCGTCGCATGCCGACTTGCGGGCACCCTAG
- the LOC123168599 gene encoding phosphatidylglycerophosphate phosphatase PTPMT2 isoform X1: MAAAESFGLRRGAGARARRKAKEAAVGAAARALFYPTLLYNVVRSKVQAEFRWWDEVDQFILLGAVPFRRDVTRLQKLGVHGVVTLNEPFETLVPTSVYKSRGIDHLVIPTRDYMFAPSLVDISQAVDFIHRNASRGRMTYIHCKAGRGRSTTIVLCYLVKYKNMTPTTAFEHVRSKRARVLLTRSQRKVVQEFSTKVAGTAAATSSSPSGDAVPQTEDGSGLPGVVREDASLPSHTATPSGPMMKKMLACLLPSPTRSGGDSPSHADLRAP; the protein is encoded by the exons ATGGCCGCGGCGGAATCGTTCGGCCTGCGGCGCGGGGCGGGGGCGCGGGCGCGGAGgaaggcgaaggaggcggcggtggGCGCCGCCGCGAGGGCGCTCTTCTACCCGACGCTTCTCTACAACGTGGTGAGGAGCAAGGTCCAGGCCGAGTTCCGGTGGTGGGACGAGGTCGATCAG TTCATTTTGCTCGGAGCTGTTCCATTCCGTAGGGATGTTACACGCTTGCAGAAGCTTGGAGTACATGGCGTTGTAACCCTGAATGAACCATTTGAGACTTTAGTACCAACATCAGTATACAAG TCGCGTGGGATTGATCACCTTGTTATTCCTACAAGAGATTATATGTTTGCTCCATCACTTGTGGATATTAGTCAAGCTGTTGATTTCATTCATA GAAACGCATCTCGTGGAAGGATGACCTATATTCACTGCAAAGCTGGAAGGGGACGCAGTACAACGATTGTCTTGTGCTATCTG GTGAAGTACAAGAATATGACACCTACCACAGCATTTGAGCATGTGAGATCTAAAAGGGCTAGAGTGCTGCTGACCCGTTCCCAGAGGAAG GTGGTTCAGGAATTCAGTACGAAGGTCGCTGgaacagcagcagcaacatcatCATCTCCATCAGGGGACGCGGTACCGCAAACTGAAGATGGCTCTGGCTTGCCAGGCGTTGTCAGGGAGGATGCCAGCTTGCCTTCTCACACGGCCACCCCATCAGGGCCAATGATGAAGAAGATGCTGGCATGCCTGCTTCCTTCCCCGACGCGATCTGGCGGCGACTCGCCGTCGCATGCCGACTTGCGGGCACCCTAG
- the LOC123164250 gene encoding profilin-1, producing the protein MSWQTYVDDHLCCEIDGQHLTSAAILGHDGSVWAQSPNFPQFKPEEIAGIIKDFEEPGHLAPTGLFLGGTKYMVIQGEPGVVIRGKKGTGGITIKKTGMALILGIYDEPMTPGQCNLVVERLGDYLVEQGF; encoded by the exons atgtcgTGGCAGACGTACGTCGACGACCACCTGTGCTGCGAGATCGACGGCCAGCACCTCACCTCCGCCGCCATCCTCGGCCACGACGGCAGCGTCTGGGCGCAGTCCCCCAACTTCCCCCAG TTCAAGCCCGAGGAGATTGCTGGCATCATTAAAGACTTTGAGGAACCTGGACATCTTGCACCAACTGGTCTTTTCCTTGGAGGCACAAAGTACATGGTCATCCAAGGTGAACCTGGGGTTGTCATCCGAGGAAAGAAG GGCACCGGTGGCATCACTATCAAGAAGACCGGCATGGCCCTGATTCTTGGTATCTACGATGAGCCCATGACTCCTGGCCAGTGCAATTTGGTCGTGGAGAGGCTCGGCGACTACCTGGTCGAGCAGGGTTTCTAA